Below is a genomic region from Salmo salar chromosome ssa11, Ssal_v3.1, whole genome shotgun sequence.
aaaaatgtgcctgtgccactccaggaccagggttgcctatCCCTGACTATCCAAACAGACCGTTTACCCCATTACATTCCACTAGTGCATTTAGCTGAAGTTGTACTCTACCTGCACTCTAGCTCTGACCACATCCATGGGGTTGGTGACAGTGGATGCAGTCGCAGCAGCTAGTGGTCCGGCCATGGCTTGGAGTAGTAGATGAGGGCAGTCACTGGGCGCCATTTTGGATAGCTGTTCTGTGAAACGTTGTGGAAGATTTTTGCTTTGAAATGCTACTTATAGACAATGTATGTTGACTTTATGAACTATGAAGATATAAGACATTAATCTCCGACCCTTCTTgaagaaaatagtaataataacattaAGGGCCGGTTTCCTGGATTAAGCCTACTCCAGGACTCAAAGCTCAATGAAGCGCTTTGTCCAGAACCAGGCTTAACCTGTGTCCGGGAACTCGATCCTTGGATACATATCcttgtaaacaaacactcctTTTTACCTGCGTAAAAGTGATAAAAAGGCCACCAGACCGCACTATTTGGGATGTATGTTAGAAGGGAGGCCACATATCCCCTGTAGAAGCCTCGGAAACCGTCGGCCGCAAAGATCTGAGCAATCATGTTCCTGGTTTGGCCAAATGCCATTTTGGTCTTCCCGTCGGACTCCGTTTTGAGCTTGACCCGGAAGCGAGTCAGGTGCTTCCCTTGGCCCTGCATCATCAGCTGCTGGGAAATCACGTCTATGGGGACAGTGATGGTTTGTGCAACCAGGGACGCCGCGCCACCCGCCACCAGAGACTTGACGGTATTGTCATTGGAATAGTTGGAGACGTATTTCCTCACCAGCTCGTAGGTGGTGATGTAAGCCTGGCCCGATATGAGAGTGAAGGTGTTGACCATGAAGCCGCGGTAGAGGCCCCGCATGCCCTCGGCCCGCAGGATCTTGAAGAAGGCATCAAAGGTCCCGTTGTAGAGCGACTTGCCCTTCTGCACTTGCAGCCTGGTGCGGATGAGGGTGGCCGGGTAGACGGTGGCCCGGATGGTCATGGTCATGAATACCCCGAAGGAGTAGAacttcctcttgtccaggtccTCCCATTCAATGATCTGGATGTTCCTGTTCTGTTGCATCCTGCCTTTCTGGAGAGCCGCCTCATCAGACTAGCCGCTACCTGGGGAAATACAGACCACACAACACTGTCAACGGTTTCCTCCACCAGGTAGCACAACATTGGAAGTCTTGAATGCATCATCTTTGAATGAATTAAAGATGGCAGTAGGTCTGAAGGTTGTACCAGTATCATGACAATGATTCACAAACTACTACATCAGAAAACAAGgcctgtgttgtgtggtgtgtcacTCATTTTCTCGCAAGTCTCCTTGGGAAATGAGCGATGTCTAAACTGACTGGGTTTGTGTTAGGAAGAATCAAACGTCATACACACACTGTACTGCTTCGTAGCAGTCATGACCATGTTATCAAAAACCTGATAAGGTAAAAACAGATCGCGCATTGATGGGGAGCTTCAATGTGCTCTCTAGCTGAAGTAGTTATGCGCTAACATTACAAACTACTGCTAGTTGCAGGTCACAGGACACAATGTTCCCTAAACCAAAGAGCCTATTGTCAATCGCGCAATCCGGAAATAACACTGAAATAGTAGCTAACTAACAATGCATAGGTTGAATACTTGTGCATGTGTAAACAGTAGGTCAGACTCTATGTAACCacaaattggctagctagctggctaataatAATGCATCCAGTCACTAGctattgctagctagccagctatgcgTTGGTTGATTTCCTTGCTAGCAAGCAGGCTAACTAACAGTTTGAACTAACTATTTGAAACAAGCAAACGTTAATTTACCTCGTTGGACAAATGTATATCAAAATATTATGTACATTGTCAGAATAGCAATGTCATATCAGCAGGTGAGGAAAGCGATACCGAATTTAGAGATATCTGTCCGTGTTATGATTTGATGTTATGTTGGAGAACtaaaccagagaggaagaggcaacgCGAGAGGGTTAACTGGGAAAAACATTTGTGGTTtccagcaggtggcgttttttCGTAGTTTTTTTTGCTCAGCAAGCGTGGGGGTTTTGTAATAATTGAACTTTTCTCCTCCACTGTACTGCGCTACCACAGAGAGACACCACCTTGACAATAGATGGCGCTATACAGTATTTTCTTAGACCGGTTCTTTGCCAATGAGATAGCTTTTTCTAAACTCTATGCCCCGTGTCCGACCTCCGTTTAGCCAACAAGAATAAGCAAAACTTAGCAAGAATAAGGCCGTAACCTCGGCGATTTTCCTTCAAAATGAAAGTCccgaaaaaaataataatacaaatggtTGAAATCCGTAACATTATATGAGGAAATGTTAGCAGACTTAGAATTTTGTTTAACAATATGAAAAATGTAATTAAGTTAATCGCCTTCATAGCACACATAAATGTTTAGAATTTACATTATTGTTAACAGCATTAAAAAAATAATTTCATGTTCTTTGTGTCGCAGTAAAAGGGGGTCCATTCTACTCTGGAACACTTTTAGTTTCCAAATCCGTAGTttgtgccgcgttcaaaacaactgggaactcagaaatcaATTACATTCAAGGGGCTTCATTGGCATATGTTAACATTTCCAACGCAAGTgcagtagataatatacaaaagtgaaatctccgacttcagtggGTTCAAAATAAATGGGActtgatttgacctcgtatttagCGTCGCTGCTAATCAGCCCTTAAAGTGGCCAATCAGTTTGAATCCAATCGTTTTTTCATACTGGGAATACATATTGCACCGAAAACAATTATCTGTACGTTGTGTTGCAGTAAAAAGGAGGTCTATTCTACTCACTTTTAGTTTCCAAATCAACACAGTTTACCTTTAAGATGAGGGAAAACTTATTTttgtatgagcatggccttatttctattacagcatattggatgactgtcattcatattccattcacccagctcaatgtcgataggtttaggttactacattatactcaaattttccctatacccatcatgaggttgcttcaACCTTGCCTACGAATTAAAGTGTAGGCGAACTGTCGAGAGAAAttagagtaatcaaggtgacagacagtacccACATTCAAtaacgccttgcacactcttgcctctGTAACGGTGTAATTAAATTGTTAATTTCCTGCATAAAATGGGTATTATGCCACCTCCTGGTAGATTAGTGTGTTTACATTGTATAATACACTGTGTGATAAAGGTATGGGATTCTGGGTAATCCAcagcagatttatggagaattgctgtgGGTGAGTTGGAAATTGAATGGTCCCGGGATATAAATGTATAAAGTTGACATTACatcataaaacccacatggaaaactgagattcgGCAAATAACACATAAAGAGTGGCTTATTTGACGCCAAACCAACAACAGTAGTTACTAATAACATCAATTGCTAATGTACGATTGCTAACTACTCAgaacattttatgcactgcagtgctagcttgcTGTATTTTATGCTTTAagcactagattcattctctgatcctgacaacatgtcagttcatgctgcaagagatctgataggttggaggacatcgttcagaagttgtcataattactgtgtaagtctatggaagggggtgagaaccatgagcctccaaggttttgtattgaagtcaatgtacccagaggaggacagaagctagctgtcctctggctacaccatggtgctaccctgcagagtgctgctgaggctactgtagaccttcattgcagatctaggatgtgttttcATAGACCCTTTATTTTGTGAGaagtatatttagtatagttcttTCTAAAAAGGGTACCTTTTTTAATATTTCACAATTTTTATTTTGTTGAAATTcattgaggaggatggtccttcccttcctcctctgaatAGCCTCCACTGGTTTACACCCAGAGGAAACTAGAAGTGTTCTTGAGTAGAATGGACTCCCCCCCCATTCTACTTTGACACAACCTACAGATAATTCTTTATTGTGAAATATGTATgtacaatataaaaaatatattgtttttaaGTTGATGGGCCACTCTATAGGGCCCGCAAAATGATCAGTGGCGCTCCTCTGGGTGTAAACTCTGTGGATTTGGAAACTAAAAGTGCTCCTGAGTAGAATTACTGCGACACAAAGTACAGATAATTTTGTGCGGTGCAATAAATGATAGGAGTACACATAAAAAACATTGTTGACTATTTAGGCTTGaaaaaataaatgaatgacaTATCTTATAGAAATACTTTACATTTTTCTTTGTATGATAACTAGTATAAAATATATTGATAATTGTGCACATTTTCACCATAATTATTAATTTACAAAGTGTATATAGGACAGAACTTTTATTCTGAAGGACTCCAAAAATACGGGACCCGGAAGTTCTTAGTTATTCTTGCTTGCTTCACAGCGGTGTGTCAGCAACAAACTACAACATCAGGCTAGCTAAGGTAAATAGCTGTTTTATATTCCTGTCTGTTTAGCCACATGTTTACTATAAAAATCTCATACATTGCCAAAACGTGACTTGTTGTTAAAACGGCGCCAAAAGTCAGCTATCCTCTCCAGTCATTGTGAAGATAGCTAGCTAagggttagcatgctagctaacaaTCATATTTCTGTTTAACACATTTGCCTTGTATGAATGAACAAACGTTAACGTTACTTCGCTAACTACTACTGTAGCTATATGTTAACTTTCTAATTGGCTAACTAACTATACTTTAATCAAATATAGTTCGCTAACTTACCAGCCCCTGTCTAATGAACAGTAGTCATGATTTGCCATGCCCTCAGTTGACAGCAGCACTTATTGTTTTGAGCTTTGCATTATGGAACTTCATTAATATTATTGGAATTATTTGTTTCGCAGGTTTTATTTTACAGGCAGGCTGAATCATGGTAAGTAGCTAGCTACGTTAACGTCGCTATCTGTAATGTACAAGTAACTtcaaaaataaaggaaacgccaGCATAGTGTCTTAAagtggcaatatgtaactttttgggcgacccaaccaaattcacagaaatgtgagttatagatttaTCATTCTACTTCAAAGCAAATCTAAGAAGCAGTAgagctgttctatgtgcgctatttcaaTGCTTTTTTTtcgttaagttttgtttttgcatcttttactttctgtTTTGTACCAGTTTCAaagagctgaaaatacaatatttttggttacggaagatatatttcacagtggtacaatgattctctacaccagggatattcaactcttaccctacgaggtctggagcctgctggttttctgttctacctgataattaactgCACCcatctggtgtcccaggtctaaatcagtccctgaccaGAGAGCAACAATGGAAAAAATAGTGGAACTGGcgtcgaggtccagagttgagtttgagggctctaCACTATACTAACTTATTTTGTCAAACTAAAATTAGGCAAACGATTGgagttttagcaaccaggaaatggcagagcaattTCTTCATAGTGCAACTTTAAAAGGGCGCTGGACCACCACCAGCTGCCAGAACAGCAGCAATGCGCCAtggtatagattctacaagtgtctggagctctattggagggatgtgacaccatacTTCTATGAGAacttccatcatttggtgttttgtttaaTGGTGGTCTCAGGCACTTCTCCAGAATCTCCCGTAAGAATCTCCCATAAATCTTCAATTGGGttcagatctggtgactgagacacacacacaccttttaaaCCCCCTATGTTCCTTTGAGACCTCTCTTTCAGTCACTGAGATCTcatctagccatggtagccaataAAACTGGgtactatttattttatttgcttaattaactcaggaaccacatctgtgttgaagcacctgctttcaatataccttGTAtctctcatttactcaagtgtttcctttattttggcacttACCTGTACATGATTAATATGATGCAAGTGACTACCTTTTACTTGGGTGCTGTCTTGGGAAATTGATAACACTTATTTGTTTTTGTAGTCTCGTAGATATGATTCCCGGACTACCATTTTCTCACCTGAAGGCAAGTGTTATCTTTCTAATAAAGATTTACTGTCCATAATCAATGTTACCATCACATTTAAGACTATACTGTCAAGTGTTCTCCTCTAACCAACCATGTCAGACATAACAATTCATTGTTGCTGTTTTACAGGACGCTTATATCAGGTGGAGTATGCCATGGAGGCTATTGGCCACGCCGGCTCATGTCTTGGGATTTTAGCCAATGACGGAGTGCTGTTGGCTGCAGAGAGGCGGAACATCCACAAGCTGCTTGATGAGGTTTTCTTCTCAGAGAAGATCTACAAGCTCAATGAGTGAGTATGACCATAGTCTCTCTTGCCAGGCTTATATGTAGCACTGCTATAAGCATGCCAACAAGACAGATCAGGATATTCTCATAAAGCGTCTCAAGactaggagtgttgatctaggatcaggtctgcattattattattattattattatgatcagaaaggctaaactgatcctagatcagcactcctactctgaagcTGGGGTGATGTCAGACATGCTGCTACATTATACCCATGGGCTGCTCTGTGATTTGGTGTCGTAACCTTTATCCTTTCAGAGACATGGCTTGCAGTGTTGCCGGAATCACCTCCGATGCTAACGTTCTAACCAATGAGCTGAGGCTAATAGCACAGAGGTACGTTGGGTAGTAAAGTCCACAGTCTCTACCTGTGACCCATTTGTTCATTAATTTGTATACAAGCCATGTACAGTGTTAGTGCAAGACCAACAAGGCACCTCTAGTGATCTAGCACCGTGTCTGTTTATCTGACAGATTATGTGTTATTTAATTCACACAGATATCTACTGCAGTACCAGGAGCCAATCCCATGTGAGCAGTTGGTGACAGCGTTGTGTGACATCAAACAGGCCTACACACAGTTTGGAGGTTAGCTATAAGACAAATGCCACAAACACCTCAGTTGGGTTCTCTAGTAAACACCACCTTGGTTACACTGTTGCTGAAACCATACTGGACCAAAGGGCTGTGTGGAAAAGAACATACCAGAGTCATTAGAGTACAGTTAGGGTAAGCACAGGTTTGATTGTAtttgatgtgttgtgtgtcttcaGGGAAGAGGCCGTTTGGAGTGTCTCTGCTGTACATGGGCTGGGACAAACACTACGGCTTCcagctgtaccagagtgacccCAGTGGGAACTATGGAGGCTGGAAGGCTACTTGCATCGGCAACAACAGTGCGGTAAGCCTGTTTGCTGTCATCAACATTGGCACAATGCACATGTTTTGGCAGCAGCATTGCCACAAAGTAAAGATGTGAAACGTCACAGTAGATGGTGCTACAGTGTTGACTGGGAATTAACATATAGCTGATACTTTTATGGCATAATATTTCAATAATTCAGCCCCTTTGCTGGATGTCTGACTTATGGTTTCCTAAGTGGCATACTCCCTCCCAATGAAAAGACACAATTATCTCATCGAGTGATACTGAGGTTTTAGcctgtggtaacttgtggaatagacaccggctggaaaaggatttttaagcaatcaggattagacccacccgtttgTATAAATCATCATGTTGTCTTCTCTGCCCCCAGGCTGCAGTGTCCATGTTGAAGCAGGATTTCAAAGAGGGTGAGATGTCGCTGTCCTCTGCCCTGGCGTTGGCCGTCAAAGTCCTGAACAAGACCATGGACGTCAGCAAGCTCTCGGCGGAGAaaggtaagatctacacctgacATCACCGTTCTAAACAACTACTGAGCCCATCCTGCCTTGGAGAACACTGAGTAAACACAGACTGGAGATGTTGTATAGAGTGGGACAGTGTTATCCTAATTCACAGCTGTTCTATGGGGAGTAGGCTAGTGATGATGATGTCTAAAACAGACATCAGCTGTTGTACATCatgcacacatactgtataataaatATGTTGTGTGTCTAGAGATATGCATATTAAGTGATATGTCTGTAATACAGCATGAGATATGAACATATCTATCTTGACCTCCCCAGTGGAAATAGCCACCCTGACGCGAGAAGACGGAAAGACCAAGATCAAGGTGCTGAAACAGAAAGAGGTGGAGGAGCTGATCAAACGACACGAGGCTGAAGAGGCCAAGGCCGAGAAGGACAAGAAAGACAAAGAACAGAAGGAGAAGGACAAATAAACACGTATTTTGAATTCATACTTTCCTAAAAGTCCCGTAATGTGTTACGCGCTTGTTTGTCTTTTTCTTTATTAAAACATTGAAACCAAATGTGCTGATATAATCTCTAGTTTCATTATGGTGTGATAACTATTGTGTATCCAGGCAGACTTCGCAGAAATACTTTGAAGACtgcagtaacccccccccccccccaaaaacccAAGGCAAGGGAAAGATTAATGCCACAGGGTATGTCCTGATTGTTTAGAGAATTTCACTGTTGTGaactgggtcatgttcagtagggcacacagTAGCAAAATGTTTTAAAGCACTTGTTATTAAGTTCAGCTTGTTTCACTTAGAACAACCAATATACTTATGTAATATAATTGGATTCACATTACACATGGGCTGTTAACTAGTGTTAAGTGCCAAAACACAATACTGACAAGAACACAGGAATTTTATTCCATCTTTAGTGT
It encodes:
- the LOC123725160 gene encoding solute carrier family 25 member 44; translated protein: MQQNRNIQIIEWEDLDKRKFYSFGVFMTMTIRATVYPATLIRTRLQVQKGKSLYNGTFDAFFKILRAEGMRGLYRGFMVNTFTLISGQAYITTYELVRKYVSNYSNDNTVKSLVAGGAASLVAQTITVPIDVISQQLMMQGQGKHLTRFRVKLKTESDGKTKMAFGQTRNMIAQIFAADGFRGFYRGYVASLLTYIPNSAVWWPFYHFYAEQLSKMAPSDCPHLLLQAMAGPLAAATASTVTNPMDVVRARVQVEGRTSVIETFRHLLAEEGFWGMTKGLSARIISSIPTAIVMVVGYETLKRVSLRPELVDSRHW
- the LOC106562664 gene encoding proteasome subunit alpha type-4 codes for the protein MSRRYDSRTTIFSPEGRLYQVEYAMEAIGHAGSCLGILANDGVLLAAERRNIHKLLDEVFFSEKIYKLNEDMACSVAGITSDANVLTNELRLIAQRYLLQYQEPIPCEQLVTALCDIKQAYTQFGGKRPFGVSLLYMGWDKHYGFQLYQSDPSGNYGGWKATCIGNNSAAAVSMLKQDFKEGEMSLSSALALAVKVLNKTMDVSKLSAEKVEIATLTREDGKTKIKVLKQKEVEELIKRHEAEEAKAEKDKKDKEQKEKDK